In the Bremerella alba genome, one interval contains:
- a CDS encoding helix-turn-helix domain-containing protein, producing the protein MKFSFRLAELLNHSPDPKKRPGTIKAICDFTGLDRHQVSSLLKNEAKYIPLSALAQVCDFLIKHGYAEANQLPGALFAVEPENFWELLARRKRVEMCLGIRADENWAEGAWVVASDTILQGQLLTGISTLGGTAKYRQQEFPRDMVSLSGDGYMIRDTPIPQPEDLFQTLVWAPGQADEEEVHRRGHEVYSSFQAVDGDKALISLGSIRSNPVIELGLACAFNTEPFISQDEVEDPSQRAIPIYLRHREKNAQFPGSCCGGDQLSKSYAPETPGFYYEKEDGSWGCCKWDETTYEPAYLIYVYHESQGRLEMMLGGYSGRGTRLLAKTLSSRPEEFWPPVFTGNGTQIGAYVIQYELKKQKKARSVLVADYSATTKIIPIDPKAIQRRLTI; encoded by the coding sequence ATGAAATTCTCGTTTCGCCTTGCAGAATTGCTAAATCACTCGCCAGATCCTAAGAAACGTCCTGGCACCATTAAAGCAATCTGCGACTTCACCGGATTGGATCGCCACCAAGTTTCTTCGTTGCTTAAGAACGAAGCGAAGTACATCCCACTTTCGGCGCTTGCCCAAGTGTGTGACTTCTTGATTAAACATGGGTACGCGGAAGCCAATCAGCTTCCCGGCGCGTTGTTCGCGGTCGAACCAGAAAACTTCTGGGAACTGCTGGCACGGCGTAAGCGTGTCGAAATGTGCCTCGGCATTCGTGCCGACGAGAACTGGGCCGAAGGTGCCTGGGTGGTTGCTTCCGACACGATCCTGCAAGGTCAACTACTCACCGGCATTTCCACCCTGGGTGGCACGGCCAAGTATCGCCAGCAAGAGTTTCCGCGCGACATGGTCTCGCTCAGCGGCGACGGCTACATGATACGGGACACGCCCATTCCTCAGCCGGAAGACCTTTTCCAGACGCTTGTCTGGGCACCAGGTCAGGCGGACGAAGAAGAAGTACATCGACGCGGTCATGAAGTTTACTCCAGCTTCCAGGCCGTCGATGGCGACAAGGCTCTTATCAGCCTGGGAAGTATTCGGAGCAATCCGGTTATCGAGCTGGGACTCGCCTGCGCGTTCAATACCGAACCGTTCATCAGCCAGGATGAAGTCGAAGATCCGAGCCAACGAGCCATTCCGATCTATCTTCGTCACCGTGAAAAGAACGCCCAGTTCCCTGGTTCCTGTTGCGGCGGCGATCAGTTGTCCAAGAGCTACGCTCCTGAGACGCCCGGCTTCTACTACGAGAAAGAAGATGGCAGTTGGGGCTGTTGCAAGTGGGACGAAACCACTTATGAGCCGGCTTACCTGATCTACGTCTATCACGAGTCGCAAGGGCGTCTGGAAATGATGCTCGGCGGTTACTCGGGACGTGGCACACGATTGCTCGCGAAGACACTGTCGAGCCGACCGGAAGAGTTCTGGCCGCCCGTTTTCACCGGCAACGGCACGCAGATTGGCGCTTATGTCATTCAGTACGAACTGAAGAAGCAGAAGAAAGCCCGCAGCGTTCTGGTCGCCGATTACTCGGCCACCACCAAGATCATTCCGATCGACCCCAAAGCGATCCAGCGACGCCTGACCATCTAA
- a CDS encoding DUF58 domain-containing protein, which translates to MNSGVLSRYLDYEFLRQLSGRSLEPRGLVSGNLAGAHKSPASGFAVEFSGHREYVPGDDPKHIDWRVFFTRDKYFIKQYEMETNFVCHLMLDISKSMRYGDEASQKMLFGSRLAVSLAHSIVRQGDKVSFTTFDTKIRGHIPASNALPQIIRMSQHLDETEAEDTTDLHACLSEFSQRMARREIVMIFSDFFGDLETLENAIQRIRFNKHDVVLVQVIHDHELNFNLDGMTRFVGLEVDAQRIAQPADIRSAYLKAVGRFNAELTDMATRNNCDHVLACTKDNPGAIFWEYLNQRSLQNRRI; encoded by the coding sequence GTGAATAGCGGCGTCCTATCCCGATATCTCGACTACGAGTTTCTCCGTCAACTCTCTGGGCGTTCGCTCGAACCCCGAGGATTGGTGAGCGGAAACCTGGCCGGTGCGCATAAATCGCCGGCGTCTGGTTTTGCTGTCGAGTTTTCAGGACACCGCGAATACGTTCCCGGGGACGACCCCAAACATATCGACTGGCGCGTCTTTTTCACACGTGACAAGTACTTCATCAAGCAGTACGAAATGGAGACTAATTTCGTCTGCCATTTGATGCTCGATATCAGCAAGTCGATGCGATACGGCGACGAAGCTTCGCAGAAGATGCTGTTCGGATCGCGGTTAGCAGTCAGCTTGGCTCACAGTATTGTTCGCCAGGGCGACAAGGTTTCGTTTACAACGTTCGATACGAAGATTCGCGGACACATTCCGGCCAGCAATGCACTGCCCCAGATCATTCGGATGTCGCAGCATCTTGATGAAACCGAGGCCGAAGACACAACCGATTTGCATGCCTGTTTGTCAGAGTTCAGCCAACGGATGGCACGGCGTGAAATCGTGATGATCTTCAGCGACTTTTTCGGTGACCTGGAAACACTCGAGAACGCGATCCAGCGAATTCGCTTCAACAAACATGACGTGGTATTGGTTCAGGTCATCCACGATCACGAGTTGAACTTCAACCTCGATGGCATGACGCGCTTCGTGGGCCTGGAAGTCGACGCCCAACGAATCGCCCAGCCGGCAGACATCCGCTCGGCCTATTTAAAAGCAGTCGGGCGTTTTAATGCAGAGCTTACCGATATGGCAACTCGCAACAACTGCGATCATGTCTTGGCGTGTACCAAGGACAATCCCGGCGCCATTTTCTGGGAATACCTCAACCAGCGAAGCCTGCAGAACCGTCGTATCTAA
- a CDS encoding AAA family ATPase, translating into MASDPISPSDVAAVQECENAYGKLRDELAKVIVGQSDVIEQVLVAMFARGHALLEGVPGLAKTLLVSSLAESLHLSFKRIQFTPDLMPSDITGTEIIQEDLETKKRRYEFLEGPIFANLILADEINRTPPKTQAAMLEAMQERQVSAGGTIRKLPSPFFVLATQNPLEQEGTYPMPEAQLDRFLLHIRVDYPSGAEEWEIARRVTSGAQEQISSCMSGEQIVQFQDLVKRVPVSDQVLGYAWALIRASRPGAPEAPSFVNQWLAWGAGPRGLLTLVTCAKARAILYGRYHASISDVQAMVKPALRHRLAANYSAQANGYTSDKLIEMLLEEVSSEKTYACPAA; encoded by the coding sequence ATGGCATCCGATCCGATTTCCCCCAGTGACGTCGCCGCCGTCCAAGAATGCGAAAACGCTTATGGCAAGCTTCGCGACGAATTGGCCAAGGTGATTGTTGGTCAGTCCGATGTAATCGAGCAAGTTCTCGTCGCCATGTTTGCCCGCGGACACGCTCTGCTAGAAGGGGTGCCAGGGTTAGCGAAAACGCTGCTGGTCAGTTCCCTAGCCGAGTCACTGCACCTCAGCTTCAAACGCATTCAATTCACGCCAGACTTAATGCCCAGTGATATCACCGGGACCGAGATCATCCAGGAAGATCTGGAGACCAAGAAACGCCGCTACGAGTTTCTCGAGGGTCCGATCTTTGCCAATCTGATTCTGGCCGACGAAATCAACCGTACGCCCCCCAAGACCCAAGCGGCCATGTTGGAAGCGATGCAGGAACGCCAGGTCAGTGCTGGCGGTACGATTCGCAAGCTTCCTAGTCCCTTCTTTGTATTGGCCACGCAAAACCCGCTCGAGCAAGAGGGAACCTACCCGATGCCGGAAGCACAGCTCGACCGCTTTCTGCTTCACATTCGGGTCGATTACCCCAGCGGTGCCGAAGAATGGGAGATCGCCCGCCGCGTGACTTCCGGGGCTCAGGAACAGATTTCCTCGTGCATGAGTGGCGAGCAAATCGTTCAGTTTCAAGATCTCGTGAAGCGCGTTCCCGTAAGCGATCAGGTGTTGGGTTATGCCTGGGCACTCATTCGCGCGTCACGTCCAGGAGCCCCAGAAGCTCCTTCGTTTGTCAATCAATGGTTGGCCTGGGGTGCGGGGCCGCGTGGTCTGTTGACGCTGGTTACCTGCGCTAAAGCCCGAGCCATTTTGTATGGGCGTTATCATGCCAGCATCAGCGACGTACAGGCGATGGTCAAGCCAGCCTTGCGGCATCGGCTGGCAGCAAACTACTCGGCTCAGGCCAACGGCTACACGAGCGACAAGCTGATCGAAATGTTGTTGGAAGAAGTCTCGTCCGAGAAAACTTACGCCTGTCCGGCTGCTTAA
- a CDS encoding 3-keto-disaccharide hydrolase, with product MQIRLLSLVVAMVLTMFSATSLWAEDAVSQAFINGEGPGWVTLGKDDFTKVNSNDDTWTFHENGLIECTGKPVSVTRSVKEYTNFELVCQWRHLKSAGNSGIFVWTIPSSLEKLTGPGLPQGIEVQVLDLGYKERYEKDGKRKADWFTCHGDVFPVGAAKMTPFPPTAPNGTRSFPTKELSKGIGVWNHYYVRAINGEVRLWVNGEEVSGGTGCSPATGFLCLESEGSPIEFRGLKIRELP from the coding sequence ATGCAGATTCGACTGTTGAGCCTTGTCGTGGCCATGGTACTGACCATGTTTAGTGCGACCAGCCTATGGGCGGAAGACGCTGTCTCCCAGGCCTTCATCAATGGCGAAGGGCCAGGCTGGGTCACGCTGGGCAAAGATGACTTTACGAAAGTCAACAGCAACGACGATACGTGGACGTTCCACGAGAATGGCCTGATCGAGTGCACCGGCAAGCCTGTCAGTGTGACGCGTAGCGTGAAAGAGTACACTAATTTCGAGTTGGTATGCCAGTGGCGACATTTGAAGTCGGCCGGAAACAGCGGCATCTTCGTCTGGACGATTCCTAGCTCGCTCGAGAAGCTAACCGGTCCAGGACTGCCTCAGGGGATTGAGGTCCAAGTGCTCGATCTGGGTTACAAAGAACGGTACGAGAAAGATGGCAAACGCAAGGCCGATTGGTTCACGTGCCACGGTGATGTTTTCCCGGTTGGTGCAGCTAAGATGACCCCCTTTCCACCCACCGCACCCAACGGAACACGCAGCTTCCCTACCAAAGAGCTTAGCAAGGGGATCGGCGTGTGGAATCATTATTACGTCCGGGCCATCAATGGCGAAGTTCGTTTGTGGGTCAACGGAGAAGAAGTCTCCGGCGGCACAGGCTGTTCGCCTGCGACAGGCTTTTTGTGCCTGGAATCGGAAGGCTCGCCGATTGAGTTCCGTGGTTTGAAGATCCGCGAGCTGCCCTAA